Proteins encoded in a region of the Vibrio sp. CB1-14 genome:
- a CDS encoding GGDEF domain-containing protein, translated as MHHLVVIVFSTALVVINAFPSAHAASTENKTFLVSAHERDFLARFIFSTIESQSNFHFKYVAVSDFTERLNAVENRKLDFISNITFTKARSKRFIFSPPINIEPTYLFTQSGQSFDELSVIGTTMGTAFNDIIQRYYPEKRVLSFNDNDVVFESMRSGDIDGFIGTFLQLEWFLNAGFKAALINDRVSIPPVSIITNKPENAPLLAKFSQIISQDTVQKQIRSYIESYITNIAIKQLKSDIESSGLDLSAPLEVHLNHRKPYVYQSQDGRVQGVAVELVKEVCRLGSLQCELVYEPNKAWAASLQKLMLAEHDVMTPIADLKHRKKHMIFSRPFASIDGVIAKRVGFKEEVYRHISELFAERVGVVENDVFATITRRLLPNKELVYFKDTEAMVRGLIAGTIDYAVTNRVTLNTLLYEQVLSEITEDHYFKPFYQSQLSFGFPKSERGETLAKLFNRTLDFVDTEAIHQKYQPPANWRELNKKELDKKRLNIINVLLGLFILVTIVFGYLTNHRANHDALTKLKNRYALNRIRKQSLGKGNGLIYIDLNGFKQINDTYGHTVGDQVLRCYAKLLRQTVKGTSYRIGGDEFVAITPLNRDKLSELLPRLESFDFKLRGQDETLQLHAAVGVFLPDSSELSIKQLLIYTDFAMYEAKRNQDLRSVIVDKAKLAELIEANGINKAA; from the coding sequence ATGCATCACCTTGTTGTCATTGTTTTCTCTACTGCTCTAGTCGTCATTAATGCCTTTCCAAGCGCACATGCCGCCAGCACGGAAAATAAAACCTTTCTAGTCTCCGCCCACGAGCGGGACTTCTTAGCGAGATTTATTTTTTCGACCATTGAGAGTCAATCAAACTTTCATTTTAAATATGTTGCGGTATCAGATTTTACTGAGCGACTAAATGCTGTTGAAAATCGCAAACTCGATTTTATCTCTAACATCACTTTTACTAAAGCTCGCTCCAAGCGATTTATTTTTTCGCCGCCGATCAATATAGAACCCACCTATTTGTTTACCCAATCAGGGCAAAGCTTTGACGAGCTGTCTGTGATTGGCACCACAATGGGGACAGCGTTTAACGATATTATTCAACGCTACTACCCCGAAAAACGGGTCTTAAGCTTTAACGACAATGACGTGGTGTTTGAAAGCATGCGCAGCGGAGATATCGATGGCTTCATTGGTACATTTTTGCAGCTAGAATGGTTTTTGAATGCTGGATTTAAAGCGGCTCTAATTAATGACAGAGTCTCAATACCGCCAGTTTCTATCATTACGAATAAACCAGAAAATGCACCGCTACTAGCGAAGTTCAGTCAAATAATCTCACAAGATACTGTTCAGAAGCAGATACGCAGCTATATCGAAAGCTACATCACCAACATAGCAATCAAACAGCTTAAAAGTGACATTGAATCTTCAGGCCTAGACCTGAGTGCACCGCTTGAGGTTCATCTAAATCACAGAAAGCCCTATGTCTATCAATCCCAAGATGGCCGTGTTCAAGGTGTTGCCGTTGAATTAGTTAAAGAAGTTTGTCGTCTTGGTTCATTACAATGTGAGCTTGTATATGAGCCAAACAAAGCCTGGGCGGCGTCACTGCAAAAACTAATGCTTGCCGAACACGACGTAATGACCCCTATTGCCGATCTCAAGCATCGTAAAAAACATATGATTTTCAGTCGGCCTTTTGCTTCCATCGATGGAGTGATTGCAAAACGTGTTGGGTTTAAAGAAGAAGTCTATAGACATATCTCTGAGCTTTTTGCTGAGCGCGTAGGTGTTGTAGAAAATGATGTTTTTGCCACCATCACCAGACGATTGCTACCAAATAAAGAACTGGTTTATTTCAAAGACACCGAAGCTATGGTGCGAGGTCTAATTGCCGGTACCATTGACTACGCCGTCACTAACCGCGTCACACTCAATACCCTACTCTACGAGCAAGTTCTGTCAGAAATTACCGAAGACCACTACTTCAAACCCTTTTATCAGTCTCAGCTTAGTTTTGGTTTTCCGAAATCAGAGCGTGGTGAAACTCTGGCAAAATTGTTCAACCGTACGTTGGACTTTGTCGATACAGAAGCGATTCACCAGAAATATCAACCACCAGCAAACTGGCGAGAGCTCAATAAAAAAGAGCTAGATAAAAAGCGGCTGAATATAATCAATGTTCTGCTCGGATTGTTTATTTTAGTGACCATCGTGTTTGGCTATCTCACCAACCATAGAGCAAACCACGACGCCCTAACTAAGCTAAAGAATCGCTATGCTTTGAACCGTATTCGTAAACAATCATTGGGCAAAGGAAACGGACTTATTTATATTGACCTTAATGGGTTCAAACAAATAAACGACACTTACGGCCATACTGTCGGCGACCAAGTGCTTAGATGCTACGCCAAGCTACTGCGCCAAACGGTCAAAGGGACGAGCTATCGAATTGGTGGTGATGAGTTTGTTGCTATTACGCCTCTGAATAGAGATAAATTGTCGGAATTGCTACCACGATTAGAGAGTTTTGATTTTAAACTTCGTGGCCAAGATGAAACACTGCAGCTTCACGCAGCGGTAGGCGTGTTCTTACCAGACAGCAGCGAGCTAAGTATTAAGCAGCTACTCATCTATACTGACTTTGCCATGTATGAAGCGAAGAGAAACCAGGATCTTCGAAGTGTTATCGTAGACAAGGCTAAGTTGGCGGAGCTAATAGAAGCTAATGGTATTAATAAAGCGGCTTAA